From one Streptomyces sp. Q6 genomic stretch:
- a CDS encoding sigma-70 family RNA polymerase sigma factor encodes MATRAVARRKSATSGETVAARSVRAVGGEIADRDLVGMYLDEIARTPLLDAAKEVELSQTIEAGVYARQILDGEVSDSTAAGQATREELEALVEASEKAKDIFIKSNLRLVVAVARRYPRAGLPLLDLIQEGNAGLVRAVEKFDYRKGFKFSTYATWWIRQAITRSIADQSRTIRLPVHLVEELGRIRRVQREFNRENGRDPEPAEIAAQLDKTTPERVVDVLDWARDPVSLNMSVDDDGDTQFGDLLEDTSAVSPEQSVLTLLRSEELDDLIGRLDQRTASIIKMRYGIVDGRERTLTEVGKEHGLTRERIRQIEKHALLELKKLARDTGFDAAA; translated from the coding sequence ATGGCAACCCGTGCCGTAGCCCGTCGTAAGTCCGCCACCTCCGGCGAGACTGTCGCGGCACGCAGTGTTCGCGCCGTAGGCGGGGAGATCGCCGACCGCGACCTGGTCGGCATGTACCTCGACGAGATCGCGCGCACACCGCTGCTCGACGCCGCCAAGGAAGTCGAGCTGTCCCAGACCATCGAGGCGGGCGTGTACGCCCGGCAGATCCTCGACGGTGAGGTGTCCGACAGCACCGCGGCGGGTCAGGCGACCCGCGAGGAGCTGGAAGCGCTGGTCGAGGCGTCCGAGAAGGCCAAGGACATCTTCATCAAGTCCAACCTGCGCCTGGTCGTGGCGGTCGCCCGCCGCTACCCGCGCGCCGGCCTCCCCCTGCTCGACCTGATCCAGGAGGGGAACGCGGGCCTGGTGCGCGCCGTCGAGAAGTTCGACTACCGCAAGGGCTTCAAGTTCTCCACGTACGCGACCTGGTGGATCCGCCAGGCCATCACCCGCTCCATAGCCGACCAGTCCCGCACCATCCGGCTCCCCGTCCACCTGGTGGAGGAGCTGGGCCGCATCCGCCGCGTCCAGCGCGAGTTCAACCGGGAGAACGGGCGGGACCCGGAGCCCGCGGAGATCGCCGCCCAGCTCGACAAGACGACGCCGGAGCGTGTCGTCGACGTCCTGGACTGGGCCCGTGACCCGGTCTCGCTGAACATGTCGGTGGACGACGACGGCGACACCCAGTTCGGCGACCTCCTGGAGGACACGTCGGCGGTGTCCCCGGAGCAGTCCGTCCTGACGCTGCTGCGCAGCGAGGAGCTGGACGATCTGATCGGCCGGCTCGACCAGCGCACCGCCTCCATCATCAAGATGCGCTACGGCATCGTCGACGGCCGGGAGCGGACGCTCACGGAGGTCGGCAAGGAGCACGGTCTGACCCGCGAGCGGATCCGGCAGATCGAGAAGCACGCGCTCCTCGAGCTGAAGAAGCTGGCGCGGGACACGGGCTTCGACGCGGCTGCCTGA
- a CDS encoding YafY family protein has product MTTTSDTTPGRLLQLLSLLQTPREWPGGELADRLGVSRRTVRRDIDRLRDLGYPVQATLGTDGGYRLVAGKALPPLVLDDEEAVAIAVGLRAGAGHAVEGVEEASLRALTKLEQVLPSRLRHRVATLQAATIPLTSGDGATIATETLTVIASATAGTERLRFHYQAADGAATRRLVEPCRLVSTGRRWYLVAYDIDRDDWRTFRVDRVSEPFATGARFAPREVPGGDAAEYVRHAVATRGAATYEMDVEFAAPVDEVTARVPAVVGVPVALPSGDGCRLRATVSQPVEWTAVRLAMTGLDFRVRGPEELVVAVRELGARLSAAATTRA; this is encoded by the coding sequence ATGACGACGACCTCCGACACGACCCCGGGCAGGTTGCTCCAACTCCTCTCGCTCCTCCAGACGCCGCGGGAATGGCCGGGCGGCGAACTCGCCGACCGGCTCGGTGTCTCGCGCCGCACGGTCCGCAGGGACATCGACCGCCTGCGTGACCTGGGCTATCCCGTGCAGGCCACGCTGGGCACCGACGGCGGCTACCGCCTCGTCGCGGGCAAGGCACTGCCGCCGCTCGTCCTGGACGACGAGGAGGCGGTCGCGATCGCGGTGGGGCTGCGCGCCGGGGCCGGGCACGCGGTCGAGGGCGTGGAGGAGGCGTCGCTGCGGGCCCTGACCAAGCTGGAGCAGGTCCTGCCGTCGCGCCTGCGCCACCGCGTCGCGACGCTTCAGGCCGCGACGATCCCGCTGACGTCGGGCGACGGCGCCACGATCGCGACGGAGACGCTCACCGTGATCGCGTCCGCCACGGCGGGCACGGAGCGGCTGCGCTTCCACTACCAGGCCGCCGACGGCGCGGCCACGCGCCGCCTGGTGGAGCCGTGCCGGCTGGTGTCGACGGGGCGCCGCTGGTACCTCGTCGCGTACGACATCGATCGCGACGACTGGCGCACGTTCCGGGTCGACCGGGTGTCGGAGCCGTTCGCGACGGGGGCGCGGTTCGCGCCGCGAGAGGTGCCGGGCGGGGACGCGGCGGAGTACGTGCGGCACGCGGTGGCCACGCGGGGCGCGGCGACGTACGAGATGGACGTGGAGTTCGCGGCGCCGGTCGACGAGGTCACCGCGCGGGTGCCGGCGGTGGTGGGGGTCCCGGTGGCCCTGCCGTCGGGCGACGGCTGCCGGCTCCGGGCGACGGTGTCCCAGCCGGTGGAGTGGACGGCGGTCCGCCTGGCGATGACGGGCCTCGACTTCCGCGTGCGCGGTCCCGAGGAACTGGTCGTGGCGGTGCGGGAGCTGGGGGCGCGCCTGTCGGCGGCGGCGACGACGCGGGCGTAG